The following coding sequences lie in one Rutidosis leptorrhynchoides isolate AG116_Rl617_1_P2 chromosome 6, CSIRO_AGI_Rlap_v1, whole genome shotgun sequence genomic window:
- the LOC139854187 gene encoding uncharacterized protein codes for MVPIARKDVERAFGVLQGRFHILRIAASTMSVNKIRRVMDTCVILHNMILEDNGFALSDWEEEFITKNMENRPERIRDRGRDQEVIMLEMRDQTVHDQLTQDLVEHIWNLPSSFRTMH; via the exons ATGG TTCCAATTGCCCGAAAGGATGTAGAGAGGGCATTTGGGGTTCTTCAAGGTCGGTTTCATATTTTAAGGATAGCGGCGAGCACTATGTCGGTAAATAAGATCCGAAGAGTTATGGACACTTGTGTCATATTACACAATATGATTTTAGAAGATAACGGATTTGCGTTAAGTGATTGGGAGGAAGAATTCATTACCAAAAACATGGAGAATCGTCCCGAACGTATAAGGGATAGAGGACGAGATCAAGAAGTTATCATGCTAGAGATGAGGGATCAGACGGTGCACGACCAACTAACCCAAGATTTAGTGGAGCATATTTGGAACCTTCCATCGTCATTTCGCACTATGCATTAG
- the LOC139854186 gene encoding uncharacterized mitochondrial protein AtMg00810-like yields the protein MHQPYGFCDSSKPDHVCLLKHSLYGLKQALRAWYQRCATFMSSIGFKNSILDHSLFVYHRGVHIAYLLLYVEDIILVTSSALHRESIMSLLHCEFAMKDLSSLRYFLGIAVTKNAHGFFLSQETYAHDIISRAGMVSCNTVKTPVDANGKLSNTGPSYANPKEFHSLAGALQYLTFTRPDISYAVQQICLYMHDSKLVSYIDADWGGCSDTRRSTSGYCVFLGRNVVSWSAKRQPTVSRSSAKEKYRGVANDVPESFQYQRTKHIEMDIHFVREKVARGQVRVLHIPTRFQLAKIFTKRLPRVLFEDFRNSLSIRPPPAQTEGLY from the exons ATGCATCAACCTTACGGGTTTTGCGACTCTTCTAAACCGGATCATGTGTGTCTTCTTAAACACTCGTTATATGGTTTAAAGCAAGCGCTTCGTGCATGGTACCAAAGGTGTGCTACTTTTATGTCATCTATTGGTTTCAAAAATAGTATTTTGGATCATTCCTTATTTGTTTATCATCGTGGAGTTCACATAGCCTACCTCTTACTTTATGTAGAGGATATAATATTGGTTACTTCATCTGCTTTACATCGTGAATCAATTATGTCCCTTCTACATTGTGAGTTTGCCATGAAAGACCTCAGTTCCCTTCGTTATTTTCTCGGCATAGCTGTTACAAAGAATGCACATGGATTTTTCTTGAGTCAAGAAACATATGCGCATGACATTATCTCACGAGCTGGAATGGTCTCGTGTAATACTGTTAAAACACCGGTCGATGCCAATGGTAAACTTAGCAACACCGGTCCATCATATGCAAATCCAAAGGAGTTTCATAGTCTAGCTGGTGCTTTGCAATACTTGACATTCACTAGACCTGATATATCTTATGCAGTTCAACAAATTTGCTTATACATGCATGATTCGAAA CTAGTATCATACATCGATGCGGACTGGGGAGGTTGTTCTGATACACGTCGTTCAACATCTGGATATTGCGTATTTTTGGGTAGAAATGTGGTTTCATGGTCTGCTAAACGCCAACCAACTGTCTCTCGTTCGAGTGCAAAGGAAAAATATCGAGGGGTCGCAAATGACGTGCCCGAATCTT TTCAGTATCAACGAACAAAACATATTGAAATGGACATTCATTTTGTTCGGGAAAAGGTAGCTCGCGGTCAAGTTCGTGTACTACACATCCCGACACGTTTTCAGTTAGCCAAAATTTTCACTAAAAGGCTACCACGTGTGTTGTTTGAAGATTTTCGCAACAGTTTAAGCATCCGGCCTCCTCCCGCTCAAACTGAGGGGCTATATTAG